Part of the Henckelia pumila isolate YLH828 chromosome 2, ASM3356847v2, whole genome shotgun sequence genome is shown below.
AAatttgagtatctctctcttcttaagtttcttacaatctggttcaatacaagacgtatgaaaactatcaaaaactaaaaaacataaaatcagaaacaaaaataagccttatggctaataactaaacaagcagggcgtaaggaggataaggttggaaaccaaccattgaagattcatggttagagtaaacctggagatccatagagcaagtaccagttgatcaagtgatcgttaaggaaaagcaaggatttggcttctgctcaaaaccaagattcattcaaacaaggtaaccttcctaaatctcctgcagcccttaattcaaagaaatattcaaaatacgttaatcatgtcatcatctttcataagaaatggaagattaataaaaaactggtttgaaatagaagatgatcatgaatatgatacatttcatgaatatcgtttaaatacttctgatttaaccatattcgaatcaatttatcaactaaaagtTGTAATTATAAcccatgaatggaaccaaactaatctgaaaacatttatctgttataaatgaatcagatctgtaaagccatgaatgagaaaattcataagaatttgaagaattccgcaacctggtatcaaaGCGGTTAATtaaagcagattattaatgcctgaattaactttagatattgagattaaaaatttatttgataaaataatcttactaaaagatttacgtcaaacagatcaattatggaataaaataaaagatctccaaaccttttatttcaaaaatcataaaaaagaacatttttaagcaactggaaaatgataattcaaatttctgaaaacgatgaaattgaagatataacaatatgttatgaataagaacaaactttattatcgaaatccgatcaacaaaaataaaataataaaagtaacaatttttactaaatggaaaatgtatgaaaatacgaaaatgaatatctttaatttatattatcaaaatataaattttgatatagaaaattgtgaaaacaatttgaaacatcttaaaaattgtcaatcttcaattaatagtttcgaagattttcagaatttattaaaacagataaattcaacaaaaaggcttttaatagtcttaaaaaaattaagaagttatataatctgttaaaatgacagaagtaacaattccaaatcataatagtcagattgatgaatctgaagagaaccaagagtataatttgaatattatatttaatcagaATAAGTTTGCTGAGATACAAAAAAcagggttttctaattcaaaaacaaatctaatagaccaaccaggaatattaagcaagatttcaaatcccagaaaaaatttaatttattattcgattcgtacaaaagaacgatcttgtaaaataaataacgaatcaaggtctaatactctgaactgaaatatgttcacaTTGGAGGAATCAAATAATAGTATCAGCTCACTatcgagaaggaatagatacaccaattgaaatcacagttcgtgacaaaaggatacgtaattttgaggattctatccttgaaaaaattgaaggaaacttatgttacaaaaagatgaaattttgtatttatctacaatacaatatatctctttttgataaaaacataaatgacgttttaacattaaattattacttttatagaaataatcttatgttaacaggaaaccatccgatcaatataaactatgttgtcggtttagcaataagtaataattctcaaacaggaataatttcaatAAAACCAACTATTtatgttgaaagaatgtttgaaaatattacaagaattgaacaccctcgaaaagcatttattgaagaaataaatccctataaaagatggagttcagatgacctccaaatcacaaaacagtctgtaccaagaagatcattatcatttgctagaaatgatgaagatattcttgaaaagattggaaccatgaatcaaaatattcttaaaattaaacaagctattgttaatgaatcaacctcatcgcaatgacgtccttaataaaattaaaaaaagatctaggagatttagaaaataatatcaataagatcaatctatcaatacaagaattagagaagaatttcaaagaatatattgatttagcaacgactagattaataattgaataagaaagacatagtaatgaaatattaaactatcttaagaaagttcttccaatagataaagaaaaaaggaaaatggaagaagaaccaccattcaaaattgaatcatggtatagaaatccccttagttatgacaaacataagtatggagatgtttagtgaaacagacTCATCTGAATCTGgacaaataggagtaaatacagaagaattatatcatgcACATCAGGGatcagaacaatacagagatatggatatttcaaaATCAGagtctgaagatgattctagaccacaattaaatctacgaacaaatgtagaaggtagtggtggaagagatgatgaagaatttaaatacaacagagaccaatactctggatcttataaagatgttagagacattcttagagaatcaaaaacatcaggatttgtgaaacaaaatattttagatttaggtAATTCAACAactaaagaaagaaaatcaaagatagatcattggacaaatgaactatcagtacaaattcaattaacaccattattagacaaaaataagaatattcaagttttaactcatgggatgataaaaatgacattggtaggagcagtaataacttgggctgaaaacctagtaattactaatctaccacaaggaatgacaggacatcgatattttgaactatttgttgatgccttgtatcaagaatttttaggagtttttaATAATGATGCTCATCTGGTAGCTAAGaacatagaacaaaatagagcaatttttattctagataatattaaactatgcaatttatgttatctagaagaatttatatgtgattatgaaacaaactattatgagttaatagatgctgataaaaaagaacattataaattaagtatttttaataaaatatctaatataccaatatagtaaagatgaattcttaactagcgTTTATGCCAAAACattaggaggagctattaaattcattaaagatgttataacaaaaaaatgtcatgaagtaacattaaataaaagaatatccagatcttacaaacaaaacaataaactttattgtgacaaaatggaattcacagtaaaggaatacggttgcaaaacaaacatgttacacaaacatttaaaatgacagaaacagaataaatttaataaaccttataaatcttttaatagaaaatttattccctataagaaaaagaaatttaaaaggaatttcttcagaaaaccttataaaataaaatattataaaaatttgataacaaaaaaccaccttgcccaaagggtaaaggaaagaattgcacatgttggttgtgcaacgaagaaggacattatgtgaatgaatgtccaaaacgaaacgaaaagaaaaataaagttaaactttttgaagaaatatatactattggattctatccagtagaaacaattgaattttcatccgacgatgaaaatatttattatcttgatgaatcaagtgaatcagaatctgattccacatttgataaatcaagaaattaaaatgattaaaataacgacaagggcatttttggaaaatgCAACTCTAGGTACTAAACTCAAACTTTTGTTTGGCTTGGGTACCTATTTCCAAGTTGCCCTTATATTAATTGTTGGATCATTTGGCTAAACATAATAATTAATAGCAAATCACGCACGAAATAATTTTCATGTACGGATTTTTAACataatttattgaattaaaaaatgTGTATTTTTATTGATCCATTAAAATGGCTAAGATTGTTACTCTAAACTCTACAAAATTGAtgcattattatataataataatatagatatataaattattaaatatcaaCATGgttgttattttaatttttattttatgttaataaTTTTTGACGGTTAGATTGGATTGAGATATCTCAACCCACCAAATTAATGGGTGATTCTATGTGTAgattctatgctacaccggatgaaacactttttaattttttttttaaatgttcgcGCAAATATCTCcctaaatgacaaaaaatatcacgctaaatgacaaaaaaaatacaGGCGGGGTccacatgattttttttcaacAAGATGTTCGCACAAACATTTTaataaaaacacacaaaaaaaatgTATCTTacccggtgtagcatagaatcaCCTCAAATTAATGAACCGGCCTGCACCATCCGACTAAGGCGAGGTGGGGTGGACCACCCATTTTGACCGTCCAGACACTAAACAAAAAGTACTAGAACAAATCGTTTATACACCTAACATAGATCTTTATACACCTAACATAGATCTATCCAACCTTAAACTAATATTGGAGAGCTcaatttatgataaaattttattttttcacgaCAACGGTGGGGTCATcattttacattttattttactaCAATGTTTAATTTtactattaattaaaaataagtaaaCTCATAGTTTGTGCTTGGAATGCTAATATGTATATTTATGATTCAAGTATTAAAAGGATGACAAGGTTCAATGAAGACATGGAAGGAGAAACCCATACATTGTCGATCAACCAAAATAAATTACAAGTATAAAGACAACTGTACATATTCTAGAGACTAATTCACTCATATGATACAGCGGACGAGTAGCCAAGAACGTAAGATATGTGAGAAGTTGGCCTTATCAGCACAAGAAGTATCAAGCCTTGTAGGCTCACATAATCGTGCAAGAACACGAGCCTTGTTTCTGTTTCTTCGCCTGCTTTTTATCTGCATCACAACCGAAAAACACGGAAATTTTAGAAGAGGGTGGCTCGAACTCAACCCATATAGGAACTTTTCTGTCATCCAAAGAATAAAACAAGAATGGCTAGTTTTACCTATCCTTCGCTTGGTTATGGAAGGCTGTACAACCACATGCATAGTAATGACACCTCCAGTAAGGTCACCAACCAGTACTTTAGACTCAGCCAGTGTCTTTCCGTTCTCCAAAAATTTTCCAGCATATATTAGTTTCATATCATTCACTGACTTGGGTACGATAGATTTATCTACAAATGCAGAAGGTTGAAAATTGATTGATAATCACGAAGGTTCTAAGATATTCAACGAATTAACTTCAACAGTGCAAGTCAGCTGCAAATTCAGAATACACCAGCTGGAAATTCAACCGTATGAACAAATGGAGATATTGACACTGTTTTACTTTTAAGAGTTCAGCAGTATCCATCTCTTTCCTGAGGAATTTAATCTCTAGCAGAtaaatgtttttgaataaatCATTTTGTCCATCACTGATGAAAGTGAATTAGTCTATTGAAGCCTCAACTCAGGCACAATCGTACTTAATGAATACCAAAAGCCAGAGAAATAAATCATGATCATTCAGCAAAATAAACGCTGCAAAACCATAACAATTATAGCATTTAGCTTTtctaagaataaataaaaacacaatATCAAGCCCTTGAATGAAACAGTAATATAACCCACATCAATTGTTGAAACTGAGAAATAGTAACACAATATATAATTGTAAGCAATGAATTGTCACTACCACATCCTAATAATGATCATGTTTATAAAGTACAAAAGTTTTTGTGTGCATGTGTGCAGAGGACGAAGGACAACCTCGAGGCCACTGAGAAAGAAGTCTCTGTTTAAGAGTAGCAGCAGTAATGGACTGTGAGTAGGTTCCATGACCAATATCCGTCCCATCAAAAATTCTGAACTTAAGTTCAAGCTGCTTATTTCCTTCAGCCATGATATCCCTCAGGTAGAATCGATTGGTCAGTCCAGAGAGTTAGATGCACCGCAATTCACCTAACAGTTATTTCAAACTCACTGAGTAACCATCAACATTGCTCAAAATAAAAtgatgataaataaattttggacATATAATGACAACAAATGACTATACATACAAAATATGTAAACTAAAATTTTCATACCTTTGTCAATACACAAAGAACTTCAAGAGAATGCGACAACAATAGAACATTTAACTCACTATAAAGAAAAGCCAGTAACCACTTTATACTATCCAACAGATTCTCCAATCAAGAAAACCTCAAAGAAACCTTTGAATCACACATTATTATTTCTGCACAGAAAATTTTCATAGTAAACTTCGTccgtattaaaaaatgattaggATACATTGATCGAGGGGAAAAAACATAGACAAACAAATTTCATGGCATTCGATCTTTGGAGAACACATAATTCCGAGCTTTTTGAAAGCAGTTTGGTATTATGTAAACGAAACAAGCCGTACTGGCCTCTAGAAATCGCATACGCAAATGTACTAGTAcaccctttttttttaaatgccaATGTTTCTGGAGTCATTTTAGTAGTTTACTAGTTAAAATCAATGACCGAGACAggtgtttggaaaaaaaatcagCTCCACTATCACATTAGACATCAAATTATTTTTTCCCATAGCACTCTACTAAGAAAAGATCAAAACGCTTATTCTCAATATTACCAACTACGAATCCGTGAACCTAAATACGAAAAACCACCACAAGAAACAGAAACTGGCTGATTGCTATAAACAGACTGGATAGGGAATTTATACTCAAGACTGCGTGCATTATATTGTACATGCTATAGACTTGCAATTTATTTCGCAATACCTAAAGGGCATTTACACTAGTCTGTGGAGACCATTCCAATACCACAAAGTTAATAGTTAAATAACAAGAAATTTCGATTGCATACATTCACTTAGTCAGCAAATGAGTGAAAAGGGAATAGAGGAAATGATAAATCTTTTTCACTCAAAAGATATTTTAAACCGACTTCATAGAATTTCCCCACCAAAAACAAAAGTTTTCCTTAAAATTGAACTAATAAACCGAAATTTCGCTAAAATCCATGATTTTCCCAATACCTAAAGATTCGAATCCAAATTCCTTCGACcgacaaaataaaaataaaaaaaagcatAGAAAAAGGAATATTGAAAACACACGTGATCAATACGCCATTTGACGAGAGATCGGAGAGGATACAACAGATTAATCTCTGCCGGTGCTCCGAACAGTCGCCGGAGATTGATGAAATCAGAATCGAGAGAGAACGAGGGAGGATTCGGCGATGCTTGACGCCGCTTGTCCGTTAGCCATTTTATACGTTGTTAGTAAATAATATTcattaattaacaaaataatCGCACACgctttatattaaattttatattatatgcatcatgaataataaaatttcatttattGCCAATTAATTGTTGTTAACTATGTGATATCTCTTCCTTTGTTGTAAATTTGTTTGAAAATATAATACTTGAAGATAAAATAAAACTTTTACTTCAAAaatgttagaaatataatttatttttctaaaGACCAAATTTTCATAATGAAAACACATCTCTGTAAACTTTTTTCTCTGTATATCCGCACTATATTAAAGTAAAACTTTTATTTCTAAATGAATATTATAATTGTACTTCATCTATAGTCTATACATACAATATATTAATAAGGTCAAAAAGCTTAGagtaattaaattatttgttttgtcgaaaaaaaaacttatttgtAATTTATCTATAATTGTAatatcttatttaatttttaaaattttaaattactaaatattattgtatatttatataaacttttgaatatttgatgtattatatttttctgaaattaactatcacaaaaaattttatgcatgtgtgtatctaaatttttgaatatttaattcatcATATTAATTATCTTTGAAAATTAATTGACACAAATAATTTTTACATATGCACGCATCGCGTGcgaaatatattattatattataattaattaatcagaaatcaataaattaaaagtcaataaataaattataaacactgttaaaaatatttttttaatgtgttggaaaaaatataatgaaataaatatgtttttatatttaaattaaag
Proteins encoded:
- the LOC140883045 gene encoding membrane-anchored ubiquitin-fold protein 3-like; its protein translation is MAEGNKQLELKFRIFDGTDIGHGTYSQSITAATLKQRLLSQWPRDKSIVPKSVNDMKLIYAGKFLENGKTLAESKVLVGDLTGGVITMHVVVQPSITKRRIDKKQAKKQKQGSCSCTIM